Proteins encoded by one window of Salmonirosea aquatica:
- a CDS encoding cytochrome P450, whose translation MATSIVPTLTTVPHHRGWPLVGSTYPFISDPLGFMLRLQEQYERLATVKVLGRTLNIVQTAEDAKYILQENNRNYHKSEAYRILAIFLGNGLLTSEEDFWRRQRKLAQPAFYKQRLALMTDMMAWETELLVADWKTHDPTQPRDISKDMLGLTLNIVTKALFSTDVGDRVAGISDALNGIMHFADNTLKSFIRVPLKYPTPGNVQFLRAVQKVEEVIYGIINGRREQWKQDPDLRYDDLLDMLMRTRDEETGETMSDGQLRDEVTTIFMAGHETTANALSWALYLLARYPEVAHKIREESTEVLAQKDKSTFEKARELRYTLQVVQEVMRLYPPAWVISRRSLAEDQIGPYAFPTDSYFLISPYTLHRRPEYWQEPEAFNPDRFTEGNAKDRPTYAYLPFGGGPRLCIGNNFALLEMQLVLAILLRDFEVSLLSPDQVVEPEPMVTLRPKGSVTLKLKKVKG comes from the coding sequence ATGGCTACCTCAATCGTTCCTACTCTCACTACTGTCCCACACCACCGGGGGTGGCCTTTGGTAGGAAGCACCTACCCCTTTATCAGCGATCCGTTGGGTTTTATGCTGCGCCTACAGGAGCAATACGAACGGCTCGCGACCGTGAAGGTACTAGGCCGTACGCTGAACATTGTCCAGACCGCTGAGGACGCGAAGTACATCTTGCAGGAGAATAACCGTAACTACCACAAGAGCGAGGCCTACCGGATTCTGGCGATTTTTCTGGGCAATGGGCTGCTGACCAGCGAAGAGGATTTCTGGCGACGGCAGCGCAAGCTGGCGCAACCGGCCTTTTACAAACAACGCCTGGCCCTGATGACCGACATGATGGCGTGGGAAACCGAACTATTGGTGGCCGATTGGAAAACCCACGATCCAACCCAGCCGCGCGACATCAGTAAAGACATGCTGGGGCTCACCCTGAATATCGTAACCAAAGCCTTATTCAGTACCGATGTGGGCGATCGGGTAGCGGGCATTTCCGATGCGCTCAATGGCATTATGCATTTTGCCGACAACACGCTGAAAAGTTTTATTCGTGTTCCGCTGAAGTACCCTACTCCGGGGAATGTGCAGTTTTTGCGCGCCGTCCAAAAAGTAGAAGAAGTGATTTATGGTATTATCAATGGCCGTCGTGAGCAGTGGAAGCAAGACCCTGACCTGCGCTACGACGACCTGCTGGATATGCTGATGCGCACGCGCGACGAAGAAACGGGCGAAACCATGTCGGACGGCCAGCTCCGCGATGAGGTGACCACCATTTTCATGGCAGGCCACGAAACTACGGCCAATGCCCTTTCATGGGCGTTGTACCTACTGGCAAGGTACCCCGAGGTAGCCCACAAAATCCGCGAAGAAAGCACGGAAGTACTCGCACAAAAAGACAAATCGACTTTTGAAAAAGCCCGGGAATTACGCTATACGCTGCAAGTGGTACAGGAAGTAATGCGGCTCTACCCGCCCGCCTGGGTCATTAGCCGGCGCTCACTGGCCGAAGATCAAATCGGCCCCTACGCTTTCCCGACCGATTCGTATTTTTTGATCAGCCCCTATACGCTGCACCGCCGGCCCGAATACTGGCAGGAGCCTGAGGCATTTAATCCTGATCGTTTCACCGAAGGAAACGCCAAAGACCGCCCGACATACGCCTACCTACCCTTCGGCGGCGGACCGAGGCTATGTATCGGCAACAACTTTGCCCTGCTCGAAATGCAACTGGTACTGGCCATTCTGCTGCGTGATTTTGAGGTCAGCCTGCTTTCGCCTGATCAGGTAGTGGAACCAGAGCCAATGGTGACTCTACGGCCGAAAGGAAGTGTTACGTTGAAATTAAAAAAGGTAAAGGGCTAA
- the purH gene encoding bifunctional phosphoribosylaminoimidazolecarboxamide formyltransferase/IMP cyclohydrolase encodes MSKKIKSALISVYSKEGLEPLVRLLHQNDVKLYSTGGTQTYLEELGLPVTAVESLTGYPSIFGGRVKTLHPVVFGGILYRRDHAGDVAQAEQFNIPALDMVVVDLYPFEDTVASGASAADIIEKIDIGGISLIRAAAKNFKDTLIVSSRDQYAGTLKLLTQKEGSTDESDRREYAAAAFGVSSHYDTAINQWFVKGDSSKEENIRHFEDLPSQTLRYGENPHQNATFYGDLDAMFVKLHGKELSYNNLVDVDACVGLIDEFLNAGPTFAIIKHTNACGIASAATAKDAYLNALACDPVSAFGGVVITNTNVDAETAEELNKLFMEILIAPAYSEEALQILQSKKNRILLKRKPLTLPGEMFKTILNGVLAQDKDNVTETAEQMTTVTEKAPTEAELKSLEFALKVCKHTKSNTIVLAKENQLLASGTGQTSRVDALRQAIDKAAAFGFDLNGAVMASDAFFPFPDCVEIAKEAGITAVVQPGGSIRDKDSIAYCDANGVAMVTTGVRHFKH; translated from the coding sequence ATGTCCAAGAAAATCAAATCCGCCCTCATTTCTGTATACTCCAAAGAAGGTCTGGAGCCACTCGTACGGCTGCTGCACCAGAATGATGTGAAACTCTACTCGACGGGAGGTACCCAGACCTACCTCGAGGAATTAGGGCTTCCGGTTACCGCTGTGGAAAGCCTGACGGGGTACCCTTCCATCTTTGGCGGGCGTGTCAAAACGTTGCATCCGGTCGTTTTTGGGGGTATTCTCTACCGCCGTGACCACGCAGGCGACGTGGCACAAGCCGAACAGTTCAACATTCCGGCCCTCGACATGGTCGTGGTGGATCTGTATCCCTTTGAGGATACTGTAGCTTCCGGGGCCAGTGCAGCCGACATTATTGAAAAGATCGACATCGGGGGAATCTCCCTGATTCGGGCAGCGGCCAAAAATTTCAAGGACACCCTGATTGTTTCCTCGCGCGACCAGTACGCAGGTACCCTCAAACTGCTCACCCAAAAAGAGGGCAGCACGGATGAAAGCGACCGGCGCGAATATGCCGCGGCCGCCTTCGGGGTATCGTCGCATTACGATACGGCCATCAACCAGTGGTTTGTAAAAGGCGATTCCAGTAAGGAAGAGAATATCCGGCACTTTGAAGACCTACCTTCCCAAACCCTTCGTTACGGCGAGAATCCTCACCAGAATGCTACCTTCTACGGTGATCTGGACGCCATGTTTGTCAAATTGCACGGCAAAGAGCTATCCTACAACAATCTGGTGGATGTGGATGCCTGCGTGGGTTTGATCGATGAATTCCTGAATGCCGGACCTACCTTTGCCATCATCAAGCATACCAATGCCTGTGGTATTGCCTCGGCCGCTACGGCGAAGGATGCCTATCTCAACGCGCTGGCCTGCGATCCGGTATCGGCTTTTGGCGGCGTGGTAATCACCAATACCAACGTGGATGCCGAAACCGCCGAAGAACTGAACAAGCTCTTCATGGAAATCCTGATTGCCCCGGCGTACAGCGAGGAGGCGCTCCAGATTCTGCAATCCAAGAAAAACCGGATTCTACTCAAGCGTAAGCCGCTCACGCTGCCTGGCGAAATGTTCAAAACAATTCTTAATGGGGTACTTGCTCAGGATAAAGATAATGTGACGGAAACAGCGGAGCAAATGACTACCGTGACCGAAAAAGCACCCACCGAAGCGGAACTGAAATCGCTGGAATTTGCGCTGAAAGTGTGCAAGCATACCAAGTCCAACACCATCGTACTGGCCAAGGAAAACCAACTACTCGCCAGCGGTACCGGCCAGACTTCCCGAGTGGATGCCCTGCGCCAGGCCATAGACAAGGCGGCCGCGTTTGGCTTCGACCTGAACGGCGCTGTGATGGCTTCGGATGCTTTCTTCCCGTTCCCGGACTGTGTTGAAATCGCGAAAGAAGCGGGTATTACGGCGGTCGTGCAACCCGGTGGGTCCATCCGCGATAAAGATTCCATTGCCTACTGCGACGCCAATGGCGTGGCGATGGTCACAACCGGAGTGCGGCATTTCAAGCATTGA
- a CDS encoding ABC transporter permease encodes MNLLKISWANLREKKLSSFLSGLLLTLGIGIISLLLLLNQQLDAQFRRNLRGIDMVVGAKGSPLQLILSSIYQIDAPTGNVPLAEVNKLKMNPFVKTVIPLSMGDNYRGFRIVGTTPRYVEHFEAKLAEGKLFATTLEATLGSKVAEASGLKVGDTFASAHGLDEAGDAHGQTKYRIVGVFEPNGSVVDQLILTDLSSVWAIHEHAEVPPAGTKPNDPAHEVHDPEFAPVAADEKEVTSALIEFRSPMGLVALPRQINANTSMQAALPSIEINRLFSLLGVGIDTLRALALVIMLIAGASVFVFLYNSLKDRKYEMALMLSMGATRTRLFLLLLLEGLFLALLGYVSGILLSRIGLWLFSRAAEQDLHYSLGQFGFLPEEGYLLGAALLIGVLAAALPSLGVYRLNISRTLAED; translated from the coding sequence ATGAACTTACTGAAAATCAGTTGGGCCAATCTGCGGGAAAAGAAGCTGAGCAGCTTCCTCAGTGGATTGTTACTGACATTGGGTATTGGCATAATCTCGCTGTTGCTCTTATTGAACCAGCAGCTCGATGCCCAGTTCAGGCGCAATCTTCGGGGCATCGACATGGTGGTGGGAGCCAAAGGTAGCCCGCTGCAACTGATTCTATCGAGCATTTACCAGATCGACGCTCCCACGGGCAATGTACCTCTGGCAGAAGTCAACAAGCTCAAAATGAATCCGTTTGTCAAAACGGTAATTCCGCTTTCGATGGGCGACAACTACCGGGGCTTTCGGATCGTGGGTACCACGCCGCGCTACGTTGAACATTTTGAGGCAAAACTGGCCGAAGGAAAATTATTTGCCACCACCCTGGAAGCAACGCTTGGCAGCAAGGTGGCCGAAGCCTCGGGCCTGAAGGTAGGTGATACCTTCGCCAGCGCCCACGGACTCGATGAAGCAGGCGATGCCCACGGACAGACCAAGTACCGGATCGTCGGCGTTTTCGAGCCCAACGGCTCGGTGGTGGATCAGCTCATCCTGACCGACCTCAGCAGCGTGTGGGCCATCCACGAGCACGCCGAGGTACCCCCGGCCGGAACCAAACCGAATGATCCCGCCCACGAGGTACATGACCCGGAATTCGCACCCGTAGCCGCCGACGAAAAGGAAGTTACCAGCGCGCTCATTGAGTTTCGTAGTCCCATGGGGCTAGTGGCGCTTCCCCGGCAGATCAACGCCAACACGTCCATGCAGGCGGCTCTGCCCAGCATCGAGATCAACCGACTGTTTTCATTGCTCGGCGTGGGCATCGACACGCTCCGCGCGCTGGCGCTGGTGATCATGCTCATTGCCGGCGCCAGCGTGTTTGTCTTCCTATACAATTCGCTCAAAGACCGGAAGTACGAAATGGCCCTGATGCTTTCGATGGGCGCCACCCGGACGCGACTGTTTTTGCTGTTGTTGCTGGAAGGATTGTTTTTGGCTCTATTAGGGTATGTTTCGGGTATTTTGTTGAGCCGCATCGGGCTGTGGCTGTTCAGTCGGGCGGCCGAGCAGGATCTGCATTATTCGCTCGGTCAGTTTGGATTTTTGCCCGAAGAAGGGTACCTGTTGGGCGCTGCCTTGCTCATTGGCGTACTGGCCGCTGCCTTGCCCTCGCTGGGGGTATATCGGCTGAATATCTCCCGCACGCTGGCCGAAGACTAG
- a CDS encoding DUF3299 domain-containing protein, with translation MRKYSRTLILGLFATSILSFTPAAVPVKLTWETLRDVTFKKKWYPDESVYMLYPTFGPAVQKLKGKEVSITGYILPIDLDANMYVLSAFPYSACFFCGGAGPESVMALKFKKDPRKFKTDERLTFKGTLILNADDIYQMNYVLEGAEIAE, from the coding sequence ATGAGGAAATATTCGCGTACCTTGATCCTGGGTCTTTTTGCTACTTCTATTTTGTCGTTCACGCCCGCGGCTGTTCCCGTAAAACTTACGTGGGAAACCCTACGCGACGTGACTTTCAAGAAAAAATGGTACCCCGACGAATCGGTGTATATGCTGTACCCTACCTTCGGGCCGGCGGTGCAGAAACTGAAAGGCAAGGAGGTTAGTATCACGGGCTACATTCTGCCTATCGATCTCGACGCTAATATGTACGTACTGTCGGCCTTTCCGTACAGCGCGTGTTTCTTCTGCGGCGGGGCGGGGCCGGAATCGGTGATGGCCCTGAAGTTTAAGAAAGATCCCCGCAAGTTCAAGACCGACGAACGGCTCACCTTCAAAGGTACCCTGATCCTAAATGCCGACGATATCTATCAGATGAATTACGTGCTGGAAGGCGCCGAGATAGCGGAATAG